The genomic window TTTATTActtgtgtcgtttgcaaatatcttcttccattccatcgGATGACTTTTaactttgttgattatttccttcactgtgcagatttttatcttgatgaagttccagtagttcatttttgcttttgttaatctTGTTCCGATTACATGTCTAATAAGTTTCTtgggccaaggtcaaagaggttactgcctgtgttctcctctaggattttgatggtttcctgtctcacatttaggtctctctcccattttgaatttgtttctgtgtatggtgtaagaaagtggtccagttccattcttctgcatgtggctgtccaattttcccaacaccttttgttgaaaaggctgtcttttttccattggatagtctttcctgctttattgaagattagttgaccatataatcatgggtccACTGCtaggttttctactctgttccattgatctatgtgtctatttttgtgccagtaccagcaTTTTATACTTTAGTTTGAATAGATGATTTAAACATTAGAAAAGTAATATTTGAAGGCATgagtataattttaattttacattaatttcattttacatctctatgcaaatatattcaaataatgtAACATTTGAATACAttcatatttaacttttaaattatttaacccATTGCCATCAGTAGAACACAGACTATGTAAAAATCTTGATTATAACAACATAATGCCTTtgctaaaataaagataaataaaattcattttatttatttatttggtagagagagagagagcacaagcagaagggagagggagaagcagactctctgctgagcagagagcccgatgtagggcttgatcccaggtctctaggatcatgacctgagccgaaggcagatgcttaactgactgagccacccaggcgcccttatttatttattttatttatttattttaaaaattttatttatttatttgagagagacagagtgagactGAATGCGAGAGctcaagcagggtgagcagcagagggagagggagaaggagggagatcattacctgagcctaaggcagacacttcaccaactaagccacctaggtgcccctaaaattcattttataacatatatattttaggggcacctgggtggctcagttggctgagtacaactcttagtttcagctcaggtcatgatttcagggccgTGAGAACAACCCCTGTGTTGGGctgtgggctcagtggggagtctgcttgacattctctctccagctctccttctgcccctcccacaatctgtgtctaaaataaatagataaaaattttttaaaaataacatattttattaattgGTGAATAATGCTTATCTTTATTACTCATCCAATCATATCTGCTCCACCAATAAAATACCTAGATACATGTGATAATAATTAAACATAGTCATTTTGATGTTCTTCTAATTGTGGTGCTtcactcatatttttaaaattttgtcgtGAGGGTAAATTTGTCAAAGTAAAAGTAAAGAACATATTTAACAGTCCATTAACCTGATTAAtggcttaaaaatatttagacCTATGATATGTAAGCTTCCATCTTTACTCGTCCACTGGGACCCTATGTCTACACCTTTTTTCTCTATGTGTTGAATTAACCCCTTGGTGCCCAGCTGATTTTTACTTCTTAGTTCACTGAAAAACAGAAGCAACAGAAGAGAACAGTCTCCACTTCCCACTACATCTCCCTACCTACTTACATTTCTGCCCTTAGACTCTGTCTTCCCTCCAGGCACCAAATCTAAGTATCTATCCAAGGCTACCTCCTCTACTTATGGACTGCACCCCAGGCTCTCTCACTCAAGGATACCAGTCCTACCACTCCTACACTTTACCCCCTTGTCTCCTCCCTCCCTACTTAGTCATTTCTATGAGCATATAAAAATACCAGAatatgtccattaaaaaaaaatccttcctccTGATCCCACATATCCTTCTACATTAtgcttcatttctctctttccctttagGGCAACATTCTTTGAAAGAACAGGCTGTGCTCTTATTCTCCTCTTATTCACCACTCTCTCTTGAACTCTCTCCACTTCTTCCATCAAGGGGTGCATTTATGAGATCTATATCTCCTCCCTATAAATCTGAACAGGTTTGTGACTCTCCTGTAACCAATAAATGCAGTGAAGTCATGCTATAAGATTTCTGAGGCTAGATCTAAAAGGTGATGCACCTTTTGCCCTTTTCACTGCAACACTTGTTTTCAGAGCCACAAGGGCCATGTAAGAATTCTAACTATCCCAAGATTACCATGCTGTGAAGAAGCCCAGGCTACATGGAGAGGACTTGTGTAGGTGTTCTGGCCAAGAGCTCCAGCACAGATTCAGCTGACAGCTAGCATCAACAGCCAGAAGATGCCTCCTGATGGTTCCACCTCATCAGCTAAGTCACCCCCAGCCTTTAAATCTTCCTACCTGAGGAACCAGACATCACCAAGCAAACACAACCTGTCCTTAATGTGTCCTTTCTGAATTCCTGACAGCATTCCACAAGTATAATAAAATGGTTGTTTATGGTTATGTTAGGCAgcaacagtgtgtgtgtgtgtgtgtgtgtgtgtgtgtgtgttcatatatatgttcatatatttcCTTGCTTGGTTTGCAGATGGGGCCTACAAACAATGGCATCCCTATAGCAATGAGGATATCTAccacccagatcttggtttccaaGTGTCACCCTGTTAgaagaagccagaaaaagacaTGGTTGATTCCTAAGCTGAGACAGGAAAAGTACAAATTGCAAGGGAAAGTAAGGAAGCGCTCAAATAATGTTAAGGACATTTCAGAAGGACACGGGATCCTGCTTGAAGggttattttatttgacaaatttgggataatttgtgcatcaaaataataattatagtaacCTATTATAATTCATTAAGTAAAATAGAAATCCACAGGTCCAGATAATAAATATGATGTAATGGATTACAGTTTATTGAGTAAGATAGGAACCCATGAGTCCATAGGatatcaataaatgaataaacaagggAGAACAGACCAGACTCGTGTAGTCTGGGTCGCCCCAGAGTCCTGAGCCGGGGAGCTGAGCTCTCGCCATGAAGCCAGGTTTCAGCCCCCGTGGGGGCGGCTTCGGTGGCCGAGGGGGCTTCGGTGACCGCGGTGGTCGTGGTGGAGGCCGAGGAGACTTTGGCGGAGGCAGAGGTCGGGGTAGCGGCTTTAGGGGccgaggcggaggaggaggaggaggaggtggtggaggtTTCCAGTCTGGTGGCAACCCGGGTCGCGGTCggggaggaaaaagaggaaacaagTCGGGGAAGAATGTGATGGTGGAGCCTCATCGACATGAAGGTGTCTTCATTTGTCGAGGAAAGGAAGATGCCCTTGTCACCAAGAATCTGGTTCCTGGAGAATCAGTATATGGAGAGAAGAGAGACTCTATTGCGGAGGGAGATGACAAAATCGAGTACCGTGCCTGGAACCCCTTCCGCTCCAGGGTGGCAGCAGCAATCCTGGGTGGCGTGGACCAGATCCATATCAAGCCAGGGGCCAAGGTGCTCTACCCTGGGGCTGCATCAGGCACCACTGTCTCCCACGTCTCTGACATTGTAGCCCCGGACGGTCTAGTTTATGCAGTCGAGTTCTCCCACCGCTCTGGCCGTGACCTCATTAACTTGGCCAAGAAGAGGAGCAACATTATTCCTGTTACTGAGGACGCTCGGCACCCGCACAAGTACCGCATGCTCATCGCGATGGTGGATGTGATCTTTGCCGACGTGGCCCAGCCAGACCAGACCCCGATCGTAGCCCTGAATGCCCACACTTTCCTTCGTAACGGAGGACACTTCGTGATTTCTATTAAGGCCAAATGCATTGACTTCACAGCCTCTGCTGAGGCTGTGTTTGCCTCTGAAGTGAAGAAGATGCAGCAGGAGAACATGAAGCCCCAGGAGCAGCTGACCTTAGAGCCATATGAGAGAGACCACGCCGTGGTGGTGGGTGTGTACAGGCCACCTCCCAAGGTGAAGAACTGAACCCCCGGCCATCTGGATTGCCAAGAGATTGTGTTGCTAATGTTTCACGTGTGTTTTTCTATTAAAAGACTCATccaggcgcacctgggtggcttagtcgcttaaaaaacaaacaaacaaacaaaaacaaaaacaaaaacaagggagaacaaaatgctttcttttatAGCAGATTGTTGACTAAAAcctgaagaagaaatgatggaATTAAAAATCAGTACTTAACAAACATTATCATGGTGGTTATTCCAATGGGGGTTATCAATGGATGCTAAGGCAGATAGATAGAGATATGATGATGTAGCAGATACTTAGGAATTACAAAGGGACACATGGTGACTTTATGGAGGAGAAACCTGCCAAACTGGGTTAGTAGTACAGGGGTGAGATGGGTTCACCTCCAGCACTTTCTGATGTCATGCACTGAAAAGGACACAACATCATTTTTCTCTTGCCCACATGTGGCACTTGGGTTGAAAGACATCTTGCAGAAAtgaaaagcctgtgctctttatatttttaaagattttatttatttacttgagagagaaatatcaggagcaggagaagcagagggagaggaaggggaaagaatctcaagcagactccatgctgagcactgaACCCAATAGGgcacttgatctcatgaccctgatatgaccctaagatcatgacctgggccgaaatcaagagtcagatgcttaacagactgaaccacgcaggtgcccctgaatactggatactttttaaaatgttttctgtaaacttgaaattatttaaaaacttttttaaaatcccatgaaTTTACATTACACAAGACCTTGGTGCTGAACCTGCCatgtggaaggaaagaaaaaggtgaTTGTATAGCCTTATTGTAAACTTGCCTGAGACATAAGCGAGGGTATCAGAAATTAATACATTAACGTAGCACTTCACAatttacaaaaaatgaaaacaaactaaaaacacTTGTGTCATTTGCCCCTTATAACAATTTTGTGAGGCAAGAGATTTACcagttttataaaacaaaaaaaaacaaagctaagaAAAAGTTAGATGACTTCCCCAAGATCACACTCACAGACAgacaaaaaataaactgaggcatattaaaaattttaagcgTTGGAGGAAAAACGGATTTGAATGGGGGCAGCACCAAACTGGGAGTGGTTAGGCATGCTCCGTAGACAGGAGCCACCAGAAAGACTTACACAGATAAAAGTGCAGAAGcaaagaaagtaaattatttGGCCAGCTGTAAAAGCGTAAAGTCTAGTTGGCTGTGACTGTCTTCTGAGTACTGATTTCCTAACCTTGAGGAATTTACAGGCTTAGATTTTGATGTGCTAACATAGGCCACCATGCTATTAGCACCACCGCAGTCTAATGGcctctttaattaatttaacccatgtgctcgcttcggcagcacatatactaaacgAAAATTTAACACACCTCCTAATTATGTAATCAGTTTGATCccatccaggttttttttttttttttttttacttttaacacAACCCTCTTGTGGCAAcagcaaataataacaaaattgtGACATCGTTTGTACCGTATTGGGCATGAACAAGGTCTTCCTACTAAGGTAGGTAAGAGACCCTAAAGGATCCAGGTATGAGGTCCACTACCGCACACAGCTTACTCGGCGGGCTACCCTATCCCCCACGGCCCCACTTCACCCAGGGGGTCCTCTGGTCTCCATATGGGCTTCGATTTCCGTCATGGACCTTCCAGCCAGTGCCTGAGGAACAGGGCCAAGGAATGACCTTCAGTCTTTGCCCCAACAACAACCTTCTGGACGACATTCCCAGCTAATAACTCTTTCTCAGGACCCCTCACTCTCCCTCATTATTGCCCCAACACTTAGGCTCCAATTACACCCTCTGGCCCCGCTGACCGACCAAtcatgatctttctttttttctagaccTCCCCTTGGGCTTCTGTGGTCCAATTATAGCTGTCCTCTGGCGGGAAATCCGGAAGAGAGCTGTGTGAGTTTCCGTGGATTAGTGGCCGAGACTTGGGGGGAGACGTAGTCCTGCGCAGCCTCCATCCCACCTCTGTGCTCCCCCCCACACGTGGGTTAAGAGAGCCCTTCCCCTAGGCCTTTTCTCACCACCCACTGTGAAGCTGGAATGGGCTGACAGCGGCTCACGGTAGCATACCAGCTCTGcttgctcaccctctctctgtaGGGCCCCAAGATGTTGGGCCCTGAGCCTAGAGACCTAGAATGACTTGAGCAGTTCCAGTTTGCATGGGTCTGTGTTGGGCCTTCAGTTGCCAAGTCCCAGTTATAGTAAAGGCGGACAGACTTTATGAATCATCTAGTTCAGACCGTTCACAGTGCACTGGGTGATTATATGAGTGTTTCAAAGGCTCAGAggctcttctcttctttctctctctttggtgGGGGAATTAGGGTCAAGCCTGACAGGTGCAGGACTTGCTGCTGCCATGCCCTTTAATCCTGGTGCTGCTGAGCAAGGGCTTCCATGCCAGCCTCCCTGATCCAGTCAGCTGTCAGACTATGAGTTAGTATGGCGGAGGAGGAAGGTGATGTGGATGAGGAGGATGTTTTCCTGGCATT from Meles meles chromosome 5, mMelMel3.1 paternal haplotype, whole genome shotgun sequence includes these protein-coding regions:
- the LOC123941950 gene encoding rRNA 2'-O-methyltransferase fibrillarin-like is translated as MKPGFSPRGGGFGGRGGFGDRGGRGGGRGDFGGGRGRGSGFRGRGGGGGGGGGGGFQSGGNPGRGRGGKRGNKSGKNVMVEPHRHEGVFICRGKEDALVTKNLVPGESVYGEKRDSIAEGDDKIEYRAWNPFRSRVAAAILGGVDQIHIKPGAKVLYPGAASGTTVSHVSDIVAPDGLVYAVEFSHRSGRDLINLAKKRSNIIPVTEDARHPHKYRMLIAMVDVIFADVAQPDQTPIVALNAHTFLRNGGHFVISIKAKCIDFTASAEAVFASEVKKMQQENMKPQEQLTLEPYERDHAVVVGVYRPPPKVKN